One genomic window of Candidatus Babeliales bacterium includes the following:
- the glmU gene encoding bifunctional UDP-N-acetylglucosamine diphosphorylase/glucosamine-1-phosphate N-acetyltransferase GlmU has product MENTRINWNTQAIVLAAGQASRFKTKKTKMLFNICGRSMILYPLKVLEDLNLPMTLVLGYQAQEVKNEIEKSGIAKTRFVIQEEQKGTGHAVACSEETWDQEDILILYGDTPLVPKELIRTLLIEHQESKSIISFCSTLVLDPTGYGRVIGYNDGAVRIIEDKDCTEEQRALNRINAGIYVIKKSFLKQNIHHIKPSAASGEIYFTDLINMASDQGLPVHVVNVPYDNVRGINTLQELWSVEQIKRSEFIKHWMLQGVRFELAQSIHIDIDVEIGAGSFIGTGVHLLGKTKLGEENTIGAFSIVENTTTQDNVHIHSHSVIQDSIIENNAHVGPFARLRNNVVIGANAEIGNFVEIKQTTIGANTKMKHLAYLGNATVGTGVNIGAGTVLCNYDGEQKHPTVIEDNAFVGSNNTLVAPITIGKDSYTAAGSTITNDVPQDSLAIGRSKQVNKEGYAKKMREKLQKKTSCANDKKALNFLGAVKTTNTEHNEL; this is encoded by the coding sequence ATGGAGAATACACGAATCAATTGGAATACCCAAGCTATCGTTTTGGCCGCAGGACAAGCAAGCCGCTTTAAAACAAAAAAAACAAAGATGTTGTTCAACATTTGTGGCAGAAGCATGATTTTGTATCCACTCAAAGTATTGGAAGATCTCAACCTTCCCATGACACTTGTTTTGGGTTACCAAGCCCAAGAAGTAAAAAACGAAATTGAAAAGTCGGGCATAGCAAAAACACGCTTTGTTATCCAAGAAGAACAAAAAGGAACCGGCCACGCCGTTGCCTGCTCTGAAGAAACATGGGACCAAGAAGATATTCTCATTTTGTATGGCGACACCCCACTCGTACCAAAAGAATTGATCCGCACGTTGCTCATTGAACACCAAGAAAGCAAATCAATCATCTCATTTTGTTCAACATTAGTTTTAGACCCTACCGGCTACGGACGCGTTATTGGTTATAACGACGGTGCAGTAAGAATTATTGAAGACAAAGATTGTACCGAAGAGCAACGAGCACTTAACCGCATTAACGCCGGTATTTATGTAATTAAAAAAAGCTTTTTAAAGCAAAATATTCATCACATAAAACCAAGTGCAGCTTCTGGCGAAATTTATTTTACTGATTTAATCAATATGGCTAGCGACCAAGGCCTACCGGTACATGTGGTGAATGTTCCCTACGACAATGTACGCGGCATCAACACCCTGCAAGAGCTGTGGTCGGTTGAACAAATTAAACGATCAGAATTTATTAAACACTGGATGCTGCAAGGCGTACGTTTTGAATTAGCACAAAGTATTCATATCGATATTGATGTTGAAATTGGTGCCGGCTCATTTATTGGCACCGGCGTACATTTGCTGGGCAAAACAAAACTTGGCGAAGAAAACACTATTGGAGCGTTTTCAATTGTAGAAAATACTACAACACAAGACAATGTTCACATTCACTCACACTCAGTTATTCAAGATAGTATTATTGAAAACAATGCTCACGTTGGTCCCTTTGCGCGCTTACGCAATAATGTTGTTATTGGTGCAAATGCTGAAATTGGCAACTTTGTTGAAATTAAACAAACAACCATTGGCGCTAATACCAAAATGAAACATCTGGCTTATTTAGGCAACGCCACCGTTGGTACTGGCGTTAATATTGGCGCCGGAACCGTACTATGCAATTATGATGGCGAGCAAAAACACCCAACCGTTATTGAAGACAATGCTTTTGTTGGCAGCAACAACACGCTCGTAGCACCAATTACCATTGGCAAAGATTCCTATACTGCAGCAGGCTCTACCATTACCAACGATGTCCCTCAAGACAGCCTAGCCATTGGTCGTTCAAAGCAAGTAAACAAAGAAGGTTACGCAAAAAAAATGCGTGAAAAATTACAAAAAAAAACATCGTGTGCCAATGATAAAAAAGCACTCAACTTTCTGGGCGCAGTAAAAACAACCAACACGGAACATAACGAACTATGA
- a CDS encoding cupin domain-containing protein, with the protein MEKDIVVPSQQIVPGIKYDQLVNVVPKDWGHEEWIVNNAKYCGKKLVFNTGCRCSLHYHKIKEETFYVVSGKVYVELVDGNKKINRVMEPGDTQHIVPGLWHRITALQPSEVMEFSTFHMDEDSYRIEASGKIDLRELGF; encoded by the coding sequence ATGGAGAAAGATATCGTAGTTCCAAGCCAACAGATTGTGCCTGGCATTAAATATGATCAGCTTGTTAATGTTGTTCCCAAAGACTGGGGCCATGAAGAGTGGATTGTTAACAATGCAAAATACTGTGGCAAAAAATTGGTATTTAATACCGGTTGTCGCTGTTCGTTGCATTATCACAAAATAAAAGAAGAAACGTTTTATGTTGTTTCAGGCAAAGTTTATGTAGAGCTTGTTGATGGCAACAAAAAAATTAATCGTGTTATGGAGCCGGGCGACACGCAACACATTGTGCCAGGGCTGTGGCATCGCATTACTGCCCTGCAGCCTTCTGAAGTGATGGAATTTTCTACCTTCCACATGGACGAAGATTCGTATCGCATTGAAGCAAGTGGCAAAATTGATCTGCGTGAGCTTGGGTTTTAA
- the asd gene encoding archaetidylserine decarboxylase (Phosphatidylserine decarboxylase is synthesized as a single chain precursor. Generation of the pyruvoyl active site from a Ser is coupled to cleavage of a Gly-Ser bond between the larger (beta) and smaller (alpha chains). It is an integral membrane protein.) — protein sequence MNEKTSWLKQIQKNKGVQFFNQNSLVGEQTEKFALLNFLYTSSLGKILRPLARHRFMAKIFSIYQNSGLTKSKIQPFIEHYSIDMNDFVVPEGGYYSFNNFFTRALKPGARLIDERDSVLISPADAKCFVLENLQDDNEFFVKNCSFKLTDFLKNSELAGQYEQGTMMVFRLAPYDYHRYHFPTDCVVQKTDVIHGHLESVNPITFATGLQPLVQNERHLVTLQTKKFGDILMIIVGAMLVGKIVSTHRVSQNYKKGEQAGLFEFGGSTVVLLFKKDMIKLRADLLKNSSEKKETVVKMGEAVSE from the coding sequence ATGAATGAAAAAACTTCGTGGTTAAAACAGATTCAAAAAAATAAAGGCGTTCAGTTTTTTAATCAGAATAGCCTGGTTGGAGAGCAAACTGAAAAGTTTGCTCTCCTTAATTTTTTATATACTAGTTCTCTTGGTAAAATACTGCGCCCATTGGCTCGGCATCGTTTTATGGCCAAAATTTTTTCTATTTATCAAAACTCTGGATTGACTAAGTCTAAAATACAGCCATTTATTGAGCATTATAGTATTGATATGAATGATTTTGTTGTTCCTGAAGGGGGCTATTATTCGTTTAATAATTTTTTTACCCGTGCACTAAAGCCTGGAGCACGGTTAATTGATGAGCGCGATAGTGTCTTGATTAGCCCAGCTGATGCAAAATGCTTTGTGCTTGAAAACCTGCAAGATGATAACGAATTTTTTGTTAAAAACTGTTCTTTTAAATTGACAGATTTTTTAAAAAATAGTGAATTGGCCGGTCAATATGAGCAGGGGACTATGATGGTTTTTAGGCTGGCACCCTACGATTATCATCGCTATCATTTTCCTACCGATTGTGTTGTGCAAAAAACAGACGTTATTCATGGTCATTTAGAATCGGTTAATCCCATTACTTTTGCAACCGGATTGCAGCCATTGGTGCAAAATGAGCGTCATCTTGTTACTTTACAAACGAAAAAATTTGGTGATATTCTCATGATTATTGTTGGCGCCATGCTGGTGGGAAAAATTGTATCAACGCATCGAGTCTCACAAAATTATAAAAAAGGCGAGCAAGCTGGTCTGTTTGAATTTGGGGGGTCAACTGTAGTTTTATTGTTTAAAAAAGATATGATCAAGCTACGAGCAGACTTGCTAAAAAATTCTTCTGAAAAAAAAGAGACAGTTGTAAAAATGGGCGAAGCGGTTAGTGAATGA
- a CDS encoding ribulose-phosphate 3-epimerase: protein MKIYPSLISCDVLNLATTLTTLNAHVDGYHIDIMDDHFVPNLTWGPTLVNALAGATTKPLQLHLMVDNPASWVSRLQLQPKDSFVFHREVLKDVRDGMRLIEELQKRGIKTGLALNPQTGLEKLTPFAELLDEVLVMSVNPGFSGQKFIESVREKVPALVQLRERENFNFKICMDGGIGSDNICSLEQAGVDMVSVASAIFSSKNYAEALKNLYTLLGKS from the coding sequence ATGAAAATTTATCCTTCATTAATTTCGTGTGATGTTTTGAATTTAGCAACAACATTAACAACGCTGAACGCTCATGTTGATGGCTATCATATTGACATTATGGACGACCATTTTGTGCCTAATCTTACCTGGGGTCCAACATTAGTAAACGCTCTAGCGGGAGCCACAACCAAGCCGCTTCAACTACATTTAATGGTCGATAATCCGGCTTCGTGGGTAAGCCGTTTGCAGTTGCAACCAAAAGATAGCTTTGTTTTTCATCGCGAAGTATTAAAAGATGTTCGTGATGGAATGCGACTTATTGAAGAGCTGCAAAAGCGAGGTATAAAAACGGGGCTTGCGCTTAACCCTCAAACGGGGCTTGAAAAGCTTACTCCCTTTGCCGAGTTGCTTGACGAGGTACTTGTAATGTCGGTAAATCCTGGTTTTTCTGGCCAAAAATTTATAGAAAGTGTGCGGGAGAAGGTGCCTGCATTGGTCCAACTGCGCGAGCGTGAAAATTTTAATTTTAAGATTTGCATGGATGGTGGCATTGGTTCTGACAACATTTGTTCGTTGGAGCAGGCAGGTGTTGATATGGTTTCGGTTGCCTCGGCAATTTTTTCTTCAAAAAATTATGCTGAAGCGCTAAAAAATTTATATACTTTGCTTGGCAAATCTTAA
- a CDS encoding ATP-grasp domain-containing protein, with product MNINKKLRIGVLMGGMNLEREVSFNSGRTICDHLDTNIYDVVPIFQTEQGDLYLLPWHFLHRGKIADFMHRLSGEAKLISWDLLKDLIDFAYIAMHGRYAEDGILQGMLEIQNIPYLGAKVFASALGMDKAFHKDILKANGLLVPAGIVVRGYQVDTLSFDVLMKRLDIEQVTFPCIVKPAHEGSSFGVSVVHEPEALLEAIKKAAYVNQVAQDVIVEQKIDGMEFVCVSVQKHNNGSTEWFSFPITQVIPESGSEFFDYEQKYMPGRAAKITPALCSEHDTQNIMRTSERAADVLGFRTIARIDGILARDGGVYFIDPNSLTGMGPATFLFHQAAEIGMSHAQLINFLIASELRAYGIQTTLHVEKDQNMLAQQEKIRIVVLLGGDSNEREISLESGRNVCYKLSPNKYEVIPVFVHESMQLYKLSQRMLIQNSTREISALISDDIKIAWSDLPTIADFVFIALHGGKGENGAVQGALEMLKMPYNGSGVLASALCMNKYQTNSFLKQKGFDVPKNYLLKNDEWLAKSQLDQEAFVDQLAASFAYPLIIKPSDDGCSVGVHKVMSKQEALSCINNVFALGKRDVMIEECVRGMELTCGVYGNDNPIALPPSYSVAKDTVLSIQEKFLPGDGQNITPAPIDVRATALVQQTLQDVYQVVGCKGYARIDCFYQTAEQSITGYERVVILEINTLPGLTPATCLFHQVAETGSKPMAFIDKIVELGFQLHGHKKTNHYHGAKEELYTQLSS from the coding sequence ATGAATATCAACAAGAAGCTACGTATTGGCGTTTTGATGGGTGGTATGAACCTTGAACGTGAAGTTTCGTTCAATTCTGGCCGCACTATTTGCGATCATTTGGATACCAATATTTATGATGTGGTACCCATTTTCCAAACGGAACAAGGCGACTTATATCTATTACCCTGGCATTTTTTACATCGTGGGAAAATTGCCGATTTTATGCATCGTTTGAGTGGGGAAGCCAAGCTTATTTCATGGGATCTTTTAAAAGATCTTATTGATTTTGCCTACATAGCTATGCATGGTCGTTATGCAGAGGATGGTATATTACAGGGTATGCTTGAAATTCAAAATATACCGTATTTGGGCGCAAAGGTTTTTGCTAGTGCGTTGGGCATGGACAAAGCCTTTCATAAAGATATTTTGAAAGCTAATGGTCTGTTGGTGCCGGCAGGTATTGTGGTACGTGGTTACCAAGTTGATACTTTGTCGTTTGATGTGCTGATGAAGCGCTTAGACATTGAGCAGGTTACTTTTCCTTGCATTGTAAAACCAGCGCACGAGGGCTCAAGTTTTGGTGTTTCTGTGGTTCATGAGCCAGAAGCGCTTCTTGAAGCAATAAAAAAAGCTGCTTACGTTAACCAAGTGGCGCAAGATGTTATTGTTGAGCAAAAAATAGACGGCATGGAGTTTGTTTGTGTTTCAGTACAAAAACATAATAATGGTTCGACTGAGTGGTTTTCATTTCCCATTACGCAAGTAATTCCAGAGTCTGGCTCTGAATTTTTTGATTACGAACAAAAATATATGCCTGGTCGTGCGGCAAAAATTACGCCTGCGTTGTGTAGCGAGCACGACACTCAAAATATTATGCGTACCAGCGAGCGCGCTGCAGATGTTTTAGGTTTTAGAACAATAGCGCGCATTGATGGTATTTTGGCTCGTGATGGTGGGGTTTATTTTATTGATCCCAACTCGCTGACCGGCATGGGACCTGCTACGTTTCTTTTCCATCAAGCGGCAGAAATTGGCATGAGCCACGCCCAGCTGATTAATTTTTTGATTGCAAGCGAGTTGCGTGCGTATGGCATTCAGACTACTCTTCACGTTGAAAAGGACCAAAACATGTTAGCGCAGCAAGAAAAAATTCGGATTGTTGTTTTGTTGGGCGGCGATTCAAATGAGCGTGAAATTTCTCTTGAGTCGGGCAGGAACGTTTGTTATAAGCTTTCGCCAAACAAGTACGAAGTTATCCCTGTCTTTGTTCATGAGTCTATGCAGTTATACAAGCTTTCTCAGCGTATGCTCATTCAAAACTCAACGCGTGAAATTAGTGCTTTGATTTCTGACGACATAAAAATTGCGTGGTCAGATTTGCCAACAATTGCTGATTTTGTTTTTATTGCTTTGCATGGCGGTAAAGGAGAAAATGGTGCTGTGCAGGGAGCGCTTGAAATGCTCAAGATGCCATACAATGGTTCGGGTGTTTTAGCCAGTGCTTTGTGCATGAATAAATACCAAACAAACTCTTTTTTGAAACAAAAGGGCTTTGACGTTCCAAAAAATTATTTACTTAAAAATGATGAATGGCTTGCTAAAAGCCAACTTGACCAAGAAGCTTTTGTTGATCAATTGGCTGCCTCTTTTGCCTACCCGCTTATTATCAAACCATCTGACGATGGTTGTAGTGTTGGCGTGCACAAGGTTATGAGTAAACAAGAAGCTCTTTCCTGCATTAACAATGTATTTGCGCTTGGCAAGCGTGATGTCATGATTGAAGAATGTGTGCGTGGCATGGAGCTGACCTGCGGTGTTTATGGTAACGATAATCCAATAGCATTGCCGCCATCATATTCTGTTGCAAAAGATACCGTGTTATCGATTCAAGAAAAATTTTTGCCTGGGGATGGCCAAAATATTACACCTGCGCCAATTGATGTGCGCGCAACAGCATTGGTACAGCAAACATTGCAAGATGTGTATCAGGTTGTTGGTTGTAAAGGTTATGCGCGGATTGATTGTTTTTACCAAACGGCAGAGCAGAGCATTACTGGCTATGAGCGTGTGGTTATTCTTGAAATAAATACGTTGCCAGGGTTGACACCTGCAACCTGTTTATTCCATCAAGTAGCAGAAACCGGGAGTAAGCCCATGGCGTTTATCGACAAAATTGTTGAGCTTGGTTTTCAGCTTCATGGACATAAAAAAACGAATCATTACCATGGTGCCAAAGAAGAATTGTATACTCAGCTTTCTTCATAG